GAGTACGGTGACCGTGCTCTTGCCGGTGACACTCCACTCGTTATTGGCGTCACCCAGAGCGGTGAGACTGCCGACACACTTGGGGCGCTCCGCGCCGCACAGGCGGCAGGGGCGGAGACGCTTACCATCACCAACACCGTTGGGAGTTCCGCGGCACGCGAGTGTGATCACGCCCTGTTCGTCAGAGCCGGTCCCGAGATCGGCGTTGCCGCGACCAAAACGTTCGCGAATCAGCAGACCGCACTCCACCTGCTCGCGCTGTGGCTCGGAGGTGGCGACGCCGACCCCAGTCACATTGCTGCACTTCGTGCGATCCCGGAGCAGGTCCAGTCGATCCTCGACGACGATAGCGCCCGCGAGGTAGCGGCCGAGTTAGTCGACTCCGCGGCCTACTTTTTCATCGGCCGTGGCCCACAGCACCCGATCGCACTCGAAGGCGCACTCAAACTCAAAGAGATCTCCTACGAACACGCCGAGGGCTTTGCCGCTGGCGAACTCAAACACGGTCCGATCGCACTCGTTACGACCGAGACGCCCATCATTGCGATGGTCACCGGTGACGACGAGCGGGCCAGGAAGACGGTCGGGAACGTCAAAGAGGTACAGGCTCGCGGCGCGCCGGTCGTTGCCGTCACCGATGGGAAAGCAAACGTCGAACAGTACGCCCAGCACGTCCTCTCGGTACCCGAAACGGAGCCCGAGATCGCCGCCCTGCTCGCGAACGTTCAGCTCCAGTTGCTTGCCTACTGGATCGCACGAGATATGGGGCGGCCGATCGACAAACCCCGAAATCTCGCGAAAAGCGTCACGGTCGAATGAGGAACGTGTTTAATCGGGTGACGGGAAAAGTTGATAGCGCTCACTGCGCTAATTTCGGCACCGCATGTTCTCGAAGCCCCAACACGGCTCGCCGCTGTACGACCGGCGACTCCCGGCGAGTATTCTCGTCGTCATCGGCGTGCTACTCGGCGGATTGACACTCGAACACGTCGTGACCCATCCCGAGCCGCCCGCCTGGTGGGCTGCGGAGTTCCTCGTCGTCGTGGGGCTCACTGCGACAATTCTCTACAGCGCGTACTGGCTCGCAGCCAGCGAGTTCGAGCCGGCAGCTCTCTGGGACACTATCACGTGGATGCTCGTCGGCGTAATCGGCTTTACAGGCCTTGCAGGCGGGCTCATCGTCCACCAGGCTGGTGAGGGCGGTAGCGTTGCCGAGCCGACGTTCGTCCTGCTTGTCCTCTCGATGATCGGTGCGTTGCTGGGGCTCGCACTCGGCGTGGCACTGCACTCCCGTACTGCTCTGATCTCAGTGGCGAGCGACGAACACGAGCCATCGTCCGACCACTCGACCGGCGCTGTGGTGTCTGTCACTGACGATGGCGAACAGCTGCGACATCGCCAGCAGCGGATCGTACTGGAGATACTCGTCGACGCCGCACCCGAACCGGTCACGCTGGGTGCAGTGCTGGAAGAACTGGAAGCGCGTGATCAAAGCGACGTGACGCCCGAACAGCTACGCACCGAACTGCGGCAGGACGTGCTCCCGAACCTGCTCTCGACCGAGCTCATTGAGTTCGATAGAACCCGTCGAACCCTCTCGTTCGCCGGACCGGACTGCGTCGCGGACGCCTTCCGGTCGGAATAAATCGAGCGCTCATAGTGTTTCGTCTCGCCAATTACCGCCGACCGACGGTACCGGCCTGGCGATCGGCGGTAACCAGTGAGACGAAACACTATCAGAACTCGATGAGCGCGTTCACCGGTGCGTCCGTCCGCTCGCGGGCGCGCTCGATGCCGTCGTCGCCGACCGCGATCAGGGTGAAGACGCCGCCAATCTCCGCGCCGGCGCGCTGGGCGATATCGAGCAGTAGTTCCTGCGTCTCACCCGACCGAATGAGATCGTCGACGACAAGCACGGTGTCGCCCTCGTCGATCGCGGCGGCCGGCAGGTAGTAGGTCAACTCGATTCCCGACTGGAGGCGCTGGCGCGACTCGATGAACTCCTCGACGGCAGTCTCTTTGGACTTTTTCGCATAGGCTGCTCGCCCGCCGTAGTAGCTCGCGATAGCAGCGGCGAGGGTAATGCCGTCGGTCGCGGCGGTGAGGACGACATCGGGGCGGTCGAACTCGAAGGACTCGGCGGCGACAGGTGCAACGAGATCCAGAAACGACTGATCGAAGACGATCGTCGAGTTGTCGACGTAGCCCTCGTCGTCCGTTTGCACGCGGGCTTCGAGTTCCTCGGCGAGCGCGTCGCGGCCGACCCCGGTGACGACCTCGCGGGCCCGCTCGTCGCTCGGCAGGACGTGCCCGTTGACGTAGCGGTTGAGATCGCCCGCCGGAAGGCCGGTAAGCTCGGCCAACTCGTCGTATGTGCGCGTCTCCTTGAGCATCCGGAGGACGGAGACGGCGCGCAACTGGAGAGCCGCCTTCTCTGCTCTGTTCATACGACATATGCACGCTTCCACAAGCATGGTGGTTTCGATCCCTGAATAGTGGAGTCTAACCCACATACGTGGTCTATCAGACTGGCAAGGCCGACATCATACGACCAGACCGCTCAGGATGACGTAGCCCCCCACGACGACGAGCACAGTGGGGACGAGCCAGCGGTCGAGTCGGTCGGAGATCCCCTCGGTTGCGACGCGATAGACGAGGGCCAGCGCGACGAGAAACACGACCCCAGCACCGACCAGATACACGCCGATGACGATTGCCAACGTTTCCGGCGAGAGATCGGCGAAAAAGGGGATGTATACGGCGATGTTCTCGCCGCTGAGGCCGATCCCGGCGACGGCAACCACGCCAATACGCCCGATCGTGGTCGGCACGACCGACGATTCTTCGACGACGGTTTCGGGCGGGCGGCTGATGAGTCCCCACAGACCGATACTGAGCGGAACGACGCCCAGGAGAAACGTCCAGTCCGCCAGGATCTCACCGGCGATGAGAGCCCCGAGGACTGCACCGGCGAGACCGACAGAAAATCCCACGTAGTGCCCGACAAGTACCTCCCAGGTTCGATAATCGTTGTCCGCACAGAATGCGCTGATGACGACAAGCGCATCCAGATGCGTTACGGCGAACAACCACACGCCAAGCAGCAAGACCGTCTCCACGAATATCCCAGTTCTCTTACCGGAATCCCATAGTAGTTTTCGGTTGACTCTCCCGTGTCGCCAGCCCTGCTCGCTCTGAAACCATTCGCCTCACTCGATTCGCCCCTCACTCGGCGAGAAAGTCAGGTTCGGTCCGTTTCTCGTCGCGTTCGCTTCGGAGGTGATCGAGGAACTCGTCGATCTCGACGTCGTACTCCTGTTCCTCGAAGCGGTCCCGGACGGAGATGTTACCGTCTTCCTCCTCGTTGTCGCCGACGATGATCATGTAGGGTACCCGATCGTCGTGGGCGGCGCGGATCTTGCGCTCGATGGTCGAGTCGCGATCGTCGACCTCGACGCGGAACTCGTCGAACTCGTTTTTGACGCGGTGAGCGTAGCCCAGATTCGCGTCGCTGATCGGGAGCACCCGGACCTGCTCGGGGGCGAGCCAGAGGGGGAAGTTGCCCGCGAAGTGCTCGATCAGGACCATGAAAAAGCGCTCGTAGCTACCATAGAGGGCGCGGTGGATCATCACCGGCTTGTGGTCCTCGTTGTCCTCACCGACGTAGGACAGGTCGAAGCGCTCGGGCATGTTGAAATCGAGCTGGACCGTCGGTCCGTCCCAGCGGCGACCGATGGCGTCCTCGAACGCGAAGTCGATCTTCGGGCCGTAGAACGCGCCGTCGCCCTCCTCGACCTCGTACTCCATCGAACGACTTTCGAGCACACTTTCGAGCTGGGACTCGGCGCGCTCCCAGATCTCGTCGCTCCCGACGCTTTTGTCGGGCCGGGTCGCGAGCGCGACCTCGTACTCCAAGTCGAAGGTCGTCAGCACGTCGTCGATCATGTCCATGATCTGCTCGACCTCCTGGCGGATGTCCTCGGGCCGGACGAACAGGTGGCCGTCGTCGATGGTGAACGCCCAGACCCGCGAGAGCCCCGAGAGCTCGCCGCGCTGTTCCTTGCGATAGACCTTGCCGTTCTCGGCGTACTTGATCGGCATGTCCCGATAGGACCACGAGCTATCGTCGAAGATCGCGGCGTGGCCCGGACAGTTCATCGGCTTGAGACCGTACTCGTCCTCGTCGACATCGAAGACGAACATGTCGTCCTGATAGTTCTCGTAGTGGCCGCTTTTCTCCCAGAGGTCGGTCTTGAACAGGTGCGGCGTCTCGACGTACTCGTAGCCCGCATCGAGGTTCAGGTCGGCGACGAACGATTCGAGTTCGCGCAGGATCGTCTTGCCCGGCGGGTGATACAGCGGCAGCCCCGGCCCGGTGACGTCCTGAATCGAGAACAGGTCCATCTCCGCGCCGATCTTGCGGTGGTCGCGACGCTCGGCCTCGCGCTTTCGCTCGTGGAACGCTTCGAGATCGTCCTCACTCTCGAACGCGGTGCCGTAGACCCGGGTCTGCATCGGGTTCTCCTCGTCGCCGCGCCAGTAGGCTGCGGCAATCTCCAGCAGGTCAACGGCACCGATCTCGCCGGTCGACTCGACGTGTGGGCCGGCACAGAGATCCTCCCACTCGCCCTGGCTGTAGAAGGTGACCGTGTCGTTCTCGTCGGCGAACTCCTCCAGGAGTTCGAGTTTGTACGGCTGGTCGGCCAGCCGTTCGCGGGCCTCCTCGATCGACACTTCCTCACGCTCGATCTCGTAATCGGCCTCGATGATTTCTTCTATTTCGGCGTTGATCTCCTCGAAGTCGGCCTCGTCGAGGTCGATGTCGTCGAAGTCGTAGTAAAAGCCCTCGTCGGTCGGCGGGCCGATGGCTAGCTGGACGTCGTCGTACAGCCGCTCGACGGCCTGTGCGAGACAGTGCGAGGCCGAATGGCGCATCACGCGGATCGCCTCGTCGGAGTCCTCGGTGACGATCTCGATGTTCGCGCCGCTTTCCGTGATCGGCTCGTCCTTCGAGACGAGTTCGCCGTCGATACGACCGGCGACCGTGTCGCGGCCGAGGCCGGGCCCGATCTCGTAGGCGACGTCCTCGACGGTCGCGCCGCGCTCGACGCTGAGCTCGGAGCCGTCGGGCAGTACTACCGATATGTCGTCCGCTGAATCTACATCCTGAGACATTGGTACACCTCCGGCTGGTCGGGGGTGACCAGCGAGAGAATCGGCAGGCGGGAGTTGTAGTTAGTTACGGGCGAGCGCCCGGCCTGTAAAGCAGCCACCTGCCATCTGTACGCCACAGTACCGCTGGCGGTAGGAAAAGCGTTGCGGAACGACCGGGATTCCAGCGGATAGACAACCGGAGGGAAATGCCATCTATTATTAGATAAGATCTACAAATATGCAAAATTTCCATAAGTTATATAGTAATAGAGAATAAAATAAAAAATATGGATAGAAACCCTGCCGCAGGAGGCCGTCGGACGCGTCGAACTGTACTCGGAACGATCGTCGGTGGCGGACTGGCCGCGCTAGCCGGCTGTGCAGGACTCCGCGGCGGTGGTGCCACCATCGAGTCGAAGTCGGAACCGCTGGTCGACGAGGCACTCGATCTCCGGGTGACCGGACTGGACGCCGAGCAAACGGTGACGGTGGTGGCCGCGATGGAACTCGCTCAGGGCGGAGTGTCCACCGTCTTCAGGTCGCGAGCGATGTTTCAGGCTGACGAGGACGGCGTCGTGGACCCCAGCGACACAGCCCCGATCGAAGGTACCTATGACGCTGCAGATCCGATGGGTATCGTCTGGTCGATGATTGGGGGACTCGATCTGCCGCTGGACCCGCCGTCGGTCGGCGAAAGCGAGGGTCGAACGCAGCCGGTGACCGTCGCCGTCTACGGCGGCGAGGAGCAACTCGCCAGCCGACAGATACCCCGAGTGCTGGCACCGACTGGCATCGAACAACGGGAGCCGGACGACGACGACCTCGTCATCAGAGCCGCGCTGCCGGAGGGGGCCGGTCCACATCCCGGCGTGCTGGTACTGCACGGCGGTGACGGTCAACCGCCAGGACAGTACGCCCTACAGCTAGCCGCTAACGGCATCGCCGCCTGCGTGGTCCAGTACTTCGGCGACCATCAGGCCATTCCCGACGAGCAGGTTCACGTCCCGATGGAGTACTTCGACCGGGCAGTCGACTGGTTCAGCGGGCTCGATAGCGTCACCTCGGAGGTAGGAGCCGTCGGCTTTTCGCTGGGCGGGACCGTCGCCCAGTTACTGGGTGTTCGGCGAGACGACATTGGCGTCGTCGTCCCGTACTCGACGATTCCCTACGTGTTCGGATTCTCTCAGTTCGATGGCAGCCCGTTTTCCGACAGCGACGAACCGCTTCCGTACGTCGAGCTACCGTGGACGGAAAGCGAGTTCAGTCAGGACCAGCGACGCACCCGACCGGCGATCGAAGCCGGATTCGGGCGGGCAAGCGAAGAACAGATCGAGGCAGCACGGATCCCCGTCGAGGAGATCGACGCACCGGTGCTCTACGTGACCGGCGAAGACGACACCACCGCTCCCGCAACGGAGTACACCGATCGTGCGATCGACTGGCTCGATAGCGCCGAGTATGCCCACGAGTACGAGCATCTCGCCTACGAAGACGCAGGTCACAGCATATTCGCACCGTACAGTCCCACCCCTGATCGGGTTGCTATTGATGGCCGACAGCACGGTGGGACACCTGCCGGGATCGCCGCCGCGGAAGCCGAGTCCTGGCCAGTAGTCCTCGACTATCTGCGATCGGGGCTTGAAAAGTAAGCTCGACTGATCACGTCGTATCGGGAAGTTCGACCTCGTCCGGGTGGGGCATCCAGAGCAGATCGATCGTGATGCCAAGCGTGAGCGGAATCCCGATCACGACGATCAGCGCCGTCGTGCGGTCGGCCGCGGCGGTACCGATGCCGAACGGACCACTGAGCAGCATCGTCGAGGCGACCAGCAACATCGGAATCAGGATCGCCGCATATAACGCTGCACCCCAGTTGGTCGTCAACCGAATCCGGAAAAAGCGCGTGACGATCGCCGCCATCGCCGTGTGGACGACCAGTAAGATCCCGTATCCGATCACCGTACTCACTGCAACCATACACGGACTAGTCGCCGCTCGGTCTTTGTCCTGTCGGAAAGCGACGACCGCCTGAGGCGGGACAACCGTTTTGCCACGAGCGCGTGAGTGTGGAGTATGCACCGGGCGATCGCCGAGCGTGACGTCGAGGAGACGGCGGTGACCGAGTCGGAAGCCATCGATCTCTACCGCGAGATGGTGCGCGCCCGGACGTTCGACGATCGGGCGATCGCCCTGCAGCGGCGCGGCTGGATGAGCGGCTACCCACCCTTTCGTGGCCAGGAGGCGACGCAGGTCGGCGTCGCCCACGCCATGGCGACGACCGACTGGCTGGTCCCGACCTACCGCTCGAACGCCGCCCAGATTGCTCGCGGCGTCCCCATGAGCGATCTCTTTGCCTTCCGGAAGGGGTACGCCGAGTTCCAGTCGGGTCACGATATTCCGGTATTCCCGCAGGCCGTTCCGATCGCCACCCAGCTCTCCCACGCCGTGGGGCTCGGGATGGCAGCACGACATCGCGGCGACGAGACGGCGATCCTGACGCTCTTTGGTGACGGCGCGACCAGCGAGGGTGATTTCCACGAGGCGATGAACTTCGCCGGAGTGTTCGACGCCCCGGTCGTCTTCTGCTGTGAGAACAACGGCTGGGCCATCTCGCTGCCGCGCGAGCGCCAGACTGCCAGTGAGACGATCGCACAAAAAGCGACCGCCTACGGCTTTGAGGGAAAACGGGTCGATGGGATGGACCCCATCGCAGTCGCCGAATGCGTCGCGGACGCGCTGTCGACCGCCCGCGAGTCCGGCCCCGTGCTGATCGAGAGCCTGACCTACCGGCTGGGCGCACACACGACCAGCGACGACCCCTCACGATACCGCGAGGAAGAATCGGATCTCCCGGAGTGGCGCACTGGCGACCCCATCGAGCGCTACGAGACATATCTCCGCGAGCACGGACTACTCGACGACGAGACGATCGCGGACATTCGTGAGGACGCCGACGCTGCGGTCGACGACGCCGTCGAGCACGTCGAGGCGATGGCCGACCCGGAGCCCGACGACGTGTTCGATCACGT
Above is a genomic segment from Natranaeroarchaeum aerophilus containing:
- the pdhA gene encoding pyruvate dehydrogenase (acetyl-transferring) E1 component subunit alpha, coding for MHRAIAERDVEETAVTESEAIDLYREMVRARTFDDRAIALQRRGWMSGYPPFRGQEATQVGVAHAMATTDWLVPTYRSNAAQIARGVPMSDLFAFRKGYAEFQSGHDIPVFPQAVPIATQLSHAVGLGMAARHRGDETAILTLFGDGATSEGDFHEAMNFAGVFDAPVVFCCENNGWAISLPRERQTASETIAQKATAYGFEGKRVDGMDPIAVAECVADALSTARESGPVLIESLTYRLGAHTTSDDPSRYREEESDLPEWRTGDPIERYETYLREHGLLDDETIADIREDADAAVDDAVEHVEAMADPEPDDVFDHVYDRLPAELRRQRSTVGPVGEQN
- a CDS encoding acyl-CoA thioesterase/bile acid-CoA:amino acid N-acyltransferase family protein; amino-acid sequence: MDRNPAAGGRRTRRTVLGTIVGGGLAALAGCAGLRGGGATIESKSEPLVDEALDLRVTGLDAEQTVTVVAAMELAQGGVSTVFRSRAMFQADEDGVVDPSDTAPIEGTYDAADPMGIVWSMIGGLDLPLDPPSVGESEGRTQPVTVAVYGGEEQLASRQIPRVLAPTGIEQREPDDDDLVIRAALPEGAGPHPGVLVLHGGDGQPPGQYALQLAANGIAACVVQYFGDHQAIPDEQVHVPMEYFDRAVDWFSGLDSVTSEVGAVGFSLGGTVAQLLGVRRDDIGVVVPYSTIPYVFGFSQFDGSPFSDSDEPLPYVELPWTESEFSQDQRRTRPAIEAGFGRASEEQIEAARIPVEEIDAPVLYVTGEDDTTAPATEYTDRAIDWLDSAEYAHEYEHLAYEDAGHSIFAPYSPTPDRVAIDGRQHGGTPAGIAAAEAESWPVVLDYLRSGLEK
- the thrS gene encoding threonine--tRNA ligase, with translation MSQDVDSADDISVVLPDGSELSVERGATVEDVAYEIGPGLGRDTVAGRIDGELVSKDEPITESGANIEIVTEDSDEAIRVMRHSASHCLAQAVERLYDDVQLAIGPPTDEGFYYDFDDIDLDEADFEEINAEIEEIIEADYEIEREEVSIEEARERLADQPYKLELLEEFADENDTVTFYSQGEWEDLCAGPHVESTGEIGAVDLLEIAAAYWRGDEENPMQTRVYGTAFESEDDLEAFHERKREAERRDHRKIGAEMDLFSIQDVTGPGLPLYHPPGKTILRELESFVADLNLDAGYEYVETPHLFKTDLWEKSGHYENYQDDMFVFDVDEDEYGLKPMNCPGHAAIFDDSSWSYRDMPIKYAENGKVYRKEQRGELSGLSRVWAFTIDDGHLFVRPEDIRQEVEQIMDMIDDVLTTFDLEYEVALATRPDKSVGSDEIWERAESQLESVLESRSMEYEVEEGDGAFYGPKIDFAFEDAIGRRWDGPTVQLDFNMPERFDLSYVGEDNEDHKPVMIHRALYGSYERFFMVLIEHFAGNFPLWLAPEQVRVLPISDANLGYAHRVKNEFDEFRVEVDDRDSTIERKIRAAHDDRVPYMIIVGDNEEEDGNISVRDRFEEQEYDVEIDEFLDHLRSERDEKRTEPDFLAE
- a CDS encoding phosphoribosyltransferase family protein translates to MNRAEKAALQLRAVSVLRMLKETRTYDELAELTGLPAGDLNRYVNGHVLPSDERAREVVTGVGRDALAEELEARVQTDDEGYVDNSTIVFDQSFLDLVAPVAAESFEFDRPDVVLTAATDGITLAAAIASYYGGRAAYAKKSKETAVEEFIESRQRLQSGIELTYYLPAAAIDEGDTVLVVDDLIRSGETQELLLDIAQRAGAEIGGVFTLIAVGDDGIERARERTDAPVNALIEF
- a CDS encoding cadmium resistance transporter translates to METVLLLGVWLFAVTHLDALVVISAFCADNDYRTWEVLVGHYVGFSVGLAGAVLGALIAGEILADWTFLLGVVPLSIGLWGLISRPPETVVEESSVVPTTIGRIGVVAVAGIGLSGENIAVYIPFFADLSPETLAIVIGVYLVGAGVVFLVALALVYRVATEGISDRLDRWLVPTVLVVVGGYVILSGLVV